One segment of Nocardioides sp. QY071 DNA contains the following:
- a CDS encoding SDR family oxidoreductase, with the protein MGALDARTAIVTGGSTLIGHGVVQALADAGAHVVVADLDAAGAAPVTGGSVTFRRTDVTDDDQVAALVRETAAQHGGIDVVVNLASVYLDDGPATSRADWLTALDVNVVSMVAVVQAALPWLRASRHASVINFGSVSSKVAQPGRWTYPASKAAVVQLTRSMALDLAADGIRVNSVSPGWTWSKIMDQLSGGDRAKTDAVAAPFHLTGRVADPAEIGAVVAFLASDAASVVTGADWAVDGGYSALGPEQALPAIPQLMA; encoded by the coding sequence ATGGGAGCTCTCGACGCCCGCACGGCGATCGTGACCGGCGGCTCGACCCTGATCGGACACGGCGTGGTCCAGGCGCTCGCCGACGCCGGCGCGCACGTGGTCGTGGCAGACCTCGACGCCGCCGGCGCGGCCCCGGTCACCGGCGGTTCGGTGACCTTCCGGCGCACCGACGTCACCGACGACGACCAGGTCGCCGCGCTGGTGCGGGAGACCGCCGCGCAGCACGGCGGCATCGACGTCGTGGTCAACCTCGCCAGCGTCTACCTCGACGACGGGCCCGCGACCTCCCGAGCCGACTGGCTCACCGCGCTGGACGTCAACGTGGTCTCGATGGTCGCCGTCGTCCAGGCCGCCCTCCCCTGGCTCCGCGCCAGCCGGCACGCCTCGGTCATCAACTTCGGGTCGGTCTCCTCGAAGGTCGCCCAGCCGGGCCGATGGACCTACCCGGCCAGCAAGGCGGCCGTCGTCCAGCTGACCCGCAGCATGGCGCTGGACCTCGCCGCCGACGGGATCCGGGTCAACTCGGTGAGCCCCGGCTGGACCTGGTCGAAGATCATGGACCAGCTCTCCGGCGGCGACCGCGCGAAGACCGACGCCGTGGCCGCGCCCTTCCACCTCACCGGCCGGGTGGCCGACCCCGCCGAGATCGGCGCCGTGGTGGCCTTCCTGGCCTCCGATGCGGCGTCCGTGGTCACCGGCGCGGACTGGGCGGTCGACGGCGGCTACTCGGCGCTCGGACCCGAGCAGGCACTGCCCGCGATCCCGCAGCTGATGGCGTGA
- a CDS encoding MBL fold metallo-hydrolase, producing MPFTEVADRVWVRRVPSYDVNLVAVGGERGLVVIDTLASAAEARAAIAAIGDLRAGPVVAVVNTHDHFDHVLGNAAFKDRYDDLPVHATDEAAARTDPAAPPADHTFSSAAVIDLGDRQLELVHPGRGHTAGDLVVRVPDADVLLAGDLVEESAPPSIGSDSWPMDWPQTLDLVLGLTTPSTVVVPGHGGVVDRRFVEQQCDDLRAVAETIRELAAGGVPEAEALGAADWPFPLEALHHAIGRGYAQLPPARRQLPLA from the coding sequence GTGCCGTTCACCGAGGTCGCGGACCGGGTCTGGGTCCGCCGCGTTCCGTCGTACGACGTCAACCTGGTCGCCGTCGGGGGCGAGCGGGGCCTGGTGGTCATCGACACGCTGGCCAGCGCCGCCGAGGCCCGCGCCGCCATCGCCGCGATCGGCGACCTGCGCGCCGGCCCGGTCGTCGCGGTCGTCAACACTCACGACCACTTCGACCACGTGCTCGGCAACGCCGCCTTCAAGGACCGCTACGACGACCTGCCGGTCCACGCGACCGACGAGGCCGCGGCCCGCACCGACCCCGCCGCACCGCCCGCCGACCACACCTTCTCCAGCGCCGCGGTCATCGACCTCGGCGACCGTCAGCTCGAGCTCGTGCACCCCGGCCGCGGCCACACCGCCGGCGACCTCGTCGTCCGGGTCCCCGACGCCGACGTACTCCTCGCCGGCGACCTCGTCGAGGAGTCCGCTCCCCCGTCGATCGGCTCCGACTCCTGGCCGATGGACTGGCCGCAGACGCTCGACCTAGTCCTCGGCCTGACCACTCCCTCGACCGTCGTCGTACCCGGGCACGGCGGCGTGGTCGACCGGCGGTTCGTCGAGCAGCAGTGCGACGACCTGCGTGCCGTCGCCGAGACGATCCGCGAGCTCGCTGCCGGCGGCGTACCCGAGGCCGAGGCGCTCGGCGCCGCCGACTGGCCCTTCCCTCTCGAGGCGCTGCACCACGCGATCGGGCGGGGGTACGCGCAGCTGCCTCCGGCGAGGCGACAGCTGCCGCTGGCCTGA
- the hrcA gene encoding heat-inducible transcriptional repressor HrcA: MQEERRLAVLRAIVEDYVSTEEPVGSKALVERHHLNVSPATIRNDMAALEEEGYLHQPHTSAGRVPTDKGYRLFVDRLSTVKPTTQAERRAIAGFLEGAVDLDDVVNRSVRLLAQLTRQVAVVQYPTLSRSTVRHIEVVALTPVRLLLVLILSSGRVEQRLVELDAEISDDELATLRSRINLAATGEVIADAATALLALVRDDAGTPTASAPTVAVVDTLVEAMSDHRSDERVVVGGTANLARFGDSFETSVRPLLEALEEQVVLLKLLGEATSGGAVTVRIGAEGPYENLASTSVVATGYGPDDALAALGIVGPTRMDYPGTMAAVRAVARYVSRILDES; encoded by the coding sequence ATGCAGGAGGAGCGCAGGCTCGCCGTGCTGCGGGCGATCGTCGAGGACTACGTCTCGACCGAGGAGCCGGTCGGCTCCAAGGCGCTCGTCGAGCGCCACCACCTCAACGTCTCGCCGGCCACCATCCGCAACGACATGGCGGCGCTCGAGGAGGAGGGATACCTCCACCAGCCGCACACCAGCGCCGGTCGGGTGCCGACCGACAAGGGCTACCGGCTCTTCGTCGACCGCCTCTCCACGGTCAAGCCGACCACTCAGGCCGAGCGCCGCGCGATCGCCGGATTCCTCGAGGGCGCGGTCGACCTCGACGACGTCGTGAACCGCTCGGTCCGCCTGCTCGCGCAGCTGACCCGGCAGGTCGCCGTCGTGCAGTACCCCACGCTCTCGCGCTCCACCGTGCGCCACATCGAGGTCGTCGCGCTGACGCCGGTGCGGCTGCTGCTGGTGCTGATCCTGAGCTCGGGCCGTGTCGAGCAGCGCCTCGTCGAGCTCGACGCCGAGATCAGCGACGACGAGCTCGCCACCCTGCGCTCGCGGATCAACCTCGCCGCCACCGGCGAGGTGATCGCCGACGCCGCCACCGCGCTCCTCGCCCTGGTCCGCGACGACGCGGGCACCCCGACGGCCTCCGCGCCCACCGTCGCCGTCGTCGACACCTTGGTCGAGGCGATGAGCGACCACCGCTCCGACGAGCGCGTCGTCGTCGGCGGTACGGCGAACCTGGCCCGGTTCGGCGACAGCTTCGAGACCTCGGTCCGCCCGCTGCTCGAGGCGCTCGAGGAACAGGTCGTGCTCCTCAAGCTGCTCGGCGAGGCGACCTCCGGCGGTGCGGTGACGGTCCGCATCGGCGCCGAGGGCCCCTACGAGAACCTCGCCTCCACCAGCGTGGTCGCCACCGGCTACGGCCCCGACGACGCGCTCGCCGCGCTCGGGATCGTCGGCCCCACCCGCATGGACTACCCCGGAACGATGGCGGCGGTGCGTGCCGTGGCGCGCTACGTCTCCCGCATCCTCGACGAGAGCTGA
- the dnaJ gene encoding molecular chaperone DnaJ: MSQDPYELLGVGRDADADAIKKAYRKLARQLHPDVNPDPESQERFKQVTAAYEVLSDPQKRAAYDRGGDPFGGGFGGQGAGFSFTDIMDAFFGGQGGAQGGGRGPRPRVRRGQDALIRIEVELAEAAFGVSRELKVDTAVRCTTCGGEGAAPGSHPVPCETCHGQGEVAHVQRSFLGEIRTLRPCAACRGFGTVIPDPCRECAGDGRVRSRRTLTVKIPAGVDNGTRVQLSEQGEVGPGGGPAGDLYVEIHVAPHEVFERHGNDLHCAVSVPMTAAALGTTIELPTLEADLDASADVERSFDLQVPAGTQSGHQVLLRGRGVPGLRGGRGDLAVTIAVDTPTRLDPRQEELLRELAAIRGEEQPTGDVRPAHKTMFGRLRDAFTAH; encoded by the coding sequence GTGAGCCAGGACCCCTACGAGCTGCTGGGCGTCGGTCGCGACGCCGACGCCGACGCCATCAAGAAGGCCTACCGCAAGCTCGCCCGCCAGCTCCACCCGGACGTCAACCCGGACCCGGAGAGCCAGGAGCGGTTCAAGCAGGTCACCGCCGCCTACGAGGTGCTCTCCGACCCGCAGAAGCGGGCGGCCTACGACCGCGGCGGCGACCCGTTCGGCGGCGGCTTCGGCGGTCAGGGCGCGGGCTTCTCGTTCACCGACATCATGGACGCCTTCTTCGGCGGCCAAGGTGGCGCGCAGGGCGGTGGCCGCGGTCCGCGGCCGCGCGTGCGGCGCGGTCAGGACGCCCTGATCCGGATCGAGGTCGAGCTCGCCGAGGCCGCCTTCGGCGTCTCCCGCGAGCTCAAGGTCGACACCGCCGTGCGGTGCACCACCTGCGGCGGCGAGGGCGCCGCCCCCGGCAGCCACCCGGTTCCGTGCGAGACCTGCCACGGCCAGGGCGAGGTCGCCCACGTCCAGCGCTCCTTCCTCGGCGAGATCCGCACGCTGCGCCCGTGCGCGGCGTGCCGCGGATTCGGCACCGTGATCCCCGACCCGTGCCGCGAGTGTGCGGGCGATGGTCGGGTCCGCTCGCGTCGTACCCTCACCGTCAAGATCCCCGCCGGCGTCGACAACGGCACTCGCGTCCAGCTCAGCGAGCAGGGCGAGGTCGGTCCCGGCGGCGGCCCCGCCGGCGACCTGTACGTCGAGATCCACGTCGCGCCGCACGAGGTCTTCGAGCGCCACGGCAACGACCTGCACTGCGCCGTGTCGGTGCCGATGACCGCCGCCGCCCTCGGTACGACGATCGAGCTGCCCACCCTCGAGGCCGACCTCGACGCGAGCGCGGACGTCGAGCGCTCCTTCGACCTGCAGGTCCCCGCCGGCACCCAGTCCGGCCACCAGGTCCTGCTCCGCGGCCGCGGCGTCCCCGGTCTGCGTGGCGGGCGCGGCGACCTCGCCGTCACCATCGCCGTCGACACCCCGACCCGGCTCGACCCCCGCCAGGAGGAGCTGCTGCGCGAGCTGGCGGCGATCCGCGGAGAGGAGCAGCCGACCGGCGACGTCCGCCCGGCCCACAAGACCATGTTCGGCCGGCTCCGCGACGCGTTCACCGCGCACTGA
- a CDS encoding 16S rRNA (uracil(1498)-N(3))-methyltransferase → MTLPQHLVASLDGVGPGDAVTVEGHEAHHAVVVRRLRVGERLLLTDGLGLVATGEVTATAKRAFTVSVTAVEDHPEPRPSVTVVQALPKGERGELAVEVLTEIGVARIVPWAAARSVAVWKGERAAKSHAKWQATAREAAKQARRAWHPTVLPLAGTDEVVDLIGSADVAVVLHEDATEPLGALALPADGDLVVVVGPEGGLTEAEVGRFVAQGAVAVRLGAEVLRTSTAGVAAVAALLSRTRRWGGLTS, encoded by the coding sequence ATGACGCTGCCCCAGCACCTCGTCGCGTCGCTCGACGGCGTGGGCCCCGGTGACGCGGTCACCGTCGAGGGCCACGAGGCACACCACGCGGTCGTCGTACGACGGCTGCGGGTGGGGGAGCGGCTGCTGCTCACCGACGGGCTGGGCCTGGTCGCGACCGGCGAGGTGACCGCCACCGCCAAGCGGGCGTTCACCGTCAGCGTCACCGCGGTCGAGGACCATCCCGAGCCCCGGCCGTCGGTCACCGTCGTGCAGGCGCTGCCCAAGGGTGAGCGCGGCGAGCTCGCCGTCGAGGTCCTCACCGAGATCGGGGTCGCCCGGATCGTCCCGTGGGCCGCCGCCCGCAGCGTCGCCGTCTGGAAGGGCGAGCGCGCCGCCAAGTCGCACGCCAAGTGGCAGGCGACCGCCCGCGAGGCGGCCAAGCAGGCCCGCCGCGCCTGGCACCCGACCGTGCTGCCGCTCGCCGGGACCGACGAGGTGGTCGACCTGATCGGCTCCGCCGACGTCGCGGTCGTCCTCCACGAGGACGCCACCGAGCCACTCGGCGCCCTCGCCCTGCCCGCCGACGGCGACCTGGTCGTCGTGGTCGGACCGGAGGGCGGTCTCACCGAGGCGGAGGTCGGCCGGTTCGTGGCGCAGGGCGCGGTCGCCGTACGCCTCGGTGCCGAGGTGCTGCGCACCTCCACCGCCGGCGTCGCCGCTGTCGCCGCACTGCTGTCGCGGACCCGCCGCTGGGGTGGTCTGACCAGTTAG
- a CDS encoding winged helix DNA-binding domain-containing protein: MRFSRRRLNRTLLLRQHLLERVTMEAAAMVGHLVGLQAQEPLSPYLSLAARLTDLDPHAVSAAIEDRSLVRILSLRDTVHLHLPADAVTLPVWAAPVREREMKVSQSIGTAREVDRAAFSAAVREVLADGPLPQRQLGAALAERFPAYTATQLGQVARVAEVLVQLPPRGCWKPTGSTAVAYDHAERWTDLPLAAPDVPSLVRRYLAAFGPGTAADVTAWSGITRLGPVVKAMDDLEVHEDEDGKALYDVPGAPIADEDAPAPVRLLGNYDNVWLSHAGRDRVTAPEHRRLWMGVNGAQALSIYADGWLAGLWRVEDGRVVVVELVRELTRSERAGLDEEIGRVEALLAR, translated from the coding sequence GTGAGGTTCTCGCGGCGCCGGCTGAACCGGACGCTCCTGCTGCGCCAGCACCTGCTCGAGCGGGTGACGATGGAGGCGGCCGCGATGGTCGGGCACCTGGTCGGGCTGCAGGCGCAGGAGCCGCTGTCGCCGTACCTCTCCCTCGCGGCGCGGCTCACCGACCTCGACCCACACGCCGTGAGCGCGGCGATCGAGGACCGCTCGCTGGTGCGGATCCTCAGCCTGCGCGACACCGTCCACCTCCACCTGCCCGCCGACGCGGTCACCCTGCCCGTGTGGGCGGCGCCGGTGCGCGAGCGTGAGATGAAGGTGAGCCAGTCGATCGGTACGGCGCGCGAGGTCGACCGCGCGGCCTTCTCGGCCGCCGTCCGCGAGGTCCTGGCCGACGGCCCGCTCCCCCAGCGCCAGCTCGGCGCGGCGCTCGCCGAGCGGTTCCCCGCCTACACCGCCACCCAGCTGGGTCAGGTCGCCCGGGTCGCCGAGGTGCTCGTCCAGCTGCCCCCGCGCGGCTGCTGGAAGCCGACCGGGTCGACCGCCGTCGCCTACGACCACGCCGAGCGCTGGACCGACCTGCCCCTGGCCGCGCCCGACGTACCGTCCCTCGTGCGTCGCTACCTCGCGGCCTTCGGCCCCGGCACCGCCGCCGACGTCACGGCCTGGTCCGGCATCACCCGCCTGGGGCCGGTCGTCAAGGCGATGGACGACCTCGAGGTGCACGAGGACGAGGACGGCAAGGCGCTGTACGACGTACCGGGCGCCCCCATCGCCGACGAGGACGCGCCCGCGCCCGTGCGGCTGCTCGGCAACTACGACAACGTCTGGCTCTCCCACGCCGGTCGCGACCGGGTGACCGCACCCGAGCACCGCCGGCTGTGGATGGGCGTCAACGGCGCCCAGGCCCTGTCGATCTACGCCGACGGCTGGCTGGCCGGCCTGTGGCGGGTCGAGGACGGCCGGGTCGTGGTCGTCGAGCTGGTCCGGGAGCTGACCCGGTCCGAGCGCGCCGGGCTGGACGAGGAGATCGGGCGGGTCGAGGCGCTGCTGGCCCGCTGA
- a CDS encoding Gmad2 immunoglobulin-like domain-containing protein produces the protein MTFPRTLVAAGAVLALGVLAGCGDDDPAAEPTPNAPTSDVATGSATGSAAGTPSATGSPDDEASAVPAYYAGETPQGDRLYREFIQVAGADRLVATAAAVTSGDPVDPDYRTLWPKGRFASVTRSADAIEVGLADDTWLTGGSLQPARAKLAVQQLVYSLQGAVGERLPLRVTYDGKPAATLLGVPVGDGLRAAPELDVLALVNVTEPAEGTAVSDTFTASGRASSFEATVPWEIQDSSGKVVLENSAMADGWIDKLWPWTTQVDVSELPPGSYTFVARTDDPSGGEGGGPTEDTKRITVE, from the coding sequence ATGACCTTCCCCCGCACCCTCGTCGCCGCCGGCGCCGTCCTCGCCCTGGGCGTGCTGGCCGGTTGCGGTGACGACGACCCTGCCGCCGAGCCGACGCCCAACGCGCCGACGTCCGATGTCGCCACCGGCAGCGCCACCGGCAGCGCCGCTGGGACGCCGTCGGCGACCGGCAGCCCGGACGACGAGGCGTCGGCCGTGCCGGCGTACTACGCGGGCGAGACGCCGCAGGGCGACCGGCTCTACCGCGAGTTCATCCAGGTCGCCGGCGCCGACCGGCTGGTCGCGACCGCCGCCGCGGTCACCAGCGGCGACCCGGTCGATCCCGACTACCGCACGCTGTGGCCGAAGGGCCGGTTCGCGTCGGTGACGAGGTCCGCGGACGCGATCGAGGTCGGCCTGGCCGACGACACCTGGCTCACGGGCGGCTCGCTGCAGCCCGCCCGGGCGAAGCTCGCCGTCCAGCAGCTCGTCTACTCCCTGCAGGGAGCGGTCGGCGAGCGGCTCCCGCTCCGGGTGACGTACGACGGCAAGCCGGCCGCCACCCTGCTCGGAGTGCCCGTCGGTGACGGCCTGAGAGCCGCTCCCGAGCTCGACGTCCTGGCCCTGGTCAACGTCACCGAGCCCGCGGAGGGCACCGCGGTCAGCGACACCTTCACCGCCTCCGGCCGCGCCAGCTCCTTCGAGGCGACGGTGCCCTGGGAGATCCAGGACTCCTCGGGCAAGGTCGTCCTCGAGAACTCCGCCATGGCGGACGGCTGGATCGACAAGCTCTGGCCGTGGACCACGCAGGTCGACGTGAGCGAGCTGCCGCCGGGCAGCTACACCTTCGTCGCCCGCACCGACGACCCGTCGGGCGGCGAGGGCGGCGGGCCGACCGAGGACACGAAGCGGATCACGGTCGAGTGA
- a CDS encoding HIT domain-containing protein yields MTDPDCLFCKIVAGDIPAEIVHTGERTVAFRDINPQAPLHVLVVPRDHEPNAAASATADASMFAEIATTARSVATGEGYDDYRLVFNTGAGVGQTVFHTHCHVLAGRPMGWPPG; encoded by the coding sequence GTGACGGATCCCGACTGCCTGTTCTGCAAGATCGTCGCCGGTGACATCCCGGCCGAGATCGTCCACACCGGCGAGCGCACGGTCGCCTTCCGCGACATCAACCCGCAGGCACCCCTGCACGTCCTCGTGGTGCCGCGCGACCACGAGCCGAACGCCGCCGCCTCGGCCACCGCCGACGCCTCGATGTTCGCCGAGATCGCCACCACCGCGCGCAGTGTCGCCACCGGTGAGGGGTACGACGACTACCGGCTCGTCTTCAACACCGGTGCCGGCGTCGGGCAGACGGTCTTCCACACCCACTGCCACGTGCTCGCCGGGCGTCCGATGGGCTGGCCGCCCGGCTGA
- a CDS encoding PhoH family protein, which produces MTDSLPNATVPAATRPAPTRHTVVVPNSIDMVTLFGPGDEHLGIIEKRLGVTIHVRGNRITLAGDVHEIELAEKLIDELVAILRTGQGITAEVVERVEAMLRVQTATSERPADILSLNILSNRGRSIRPKTLNQKRYVETIDKHTITFGIGPAGTGKTYLAMAKAVQALQAKQVNRIILTRPAVEAGERLGYLPGTLSEKIDPYLRPLYDALHDMLDPESVPKLLAAGTIEVAPLAYMRGRSLNDSFIILDEAQNTTPEQMKMFLTRLGFGSKIVVTGDVTQVDLPSGTTSGLRIVEKILDGVEDLAFVRLTSHDVVRHQLVARIVAAYDDFDAKKESQKVARKAVKKGDQE; this is translated from the coding sequence ATGACCGACTCACTCCCCAACGCCACCGTCCCCGCAGCCACGCGCCCGGCACCCACCCGTCACACGGTGGTCGTGCCCAACAGCATCGACATGGTGACCCTGTTCGGGCCGGGCGACGAGCACCTCGGCATCATCGAGAAGCGGCTCGGCGTCACGATCCACGTCCGGGGCAACCGGATCACGCTGGCCGGTGACGTCCACGAGATCGAGCTGGCCGAGAAGCTGATCGACGAGCTGGTCGCGATCCTGCGCACCGGCCAGGGCATCACCGCCGAGGTCGTCGAGCGCGTCGAGGCGATGCTGCGCGTCCAGACCGCGACTTCCGAGCGGCCCGCCGACATCCTCTCGCTCAACATCCTGAGCAACCGCGGTCGCTCCATCCGGCCCAAGACGCTCAACCAGAAGCGCTACGTCGAGACCATCGACAAGCACACGATCACCTTCGGCATCGGTCCGGCCGGCACCGGCAAGACCTACCTCGCGATGGCCAAGGCCGTGCAGGCGCTGCAGGCCAAGCAGGTCAACCGGATCATCCTGACCCGCCCGGCGGTCGAGGCCGGCGAGCGGCTCGGCTACCTGCCCGGCACGCTCAGCGAGAAGATCGACCCCTACCTGCGCCCGCTCTACGACGCGCTGCACGACATGCTCGACCCCGAGTCGGTGCCTAAGCTGCTGGCCGCCGGGACCATCGAGGTGGCGCCGCTGGCCTACATGCGCGGTCGCTCGCTCAACGACTCCTTCATCATCCTCGACGAGGCGCAGAACACCACGCCCGAGCAGATGAAGATGTTCCTGACCCGGCTCGGGTTCGGCTCCAAGATCGTGGTGACCGGTGACGTCACCCAGGTCGACCTGCCGTCGGGCACCACGTCGGGCCTACGCATCGTGGAGAAGATCCTCGACGGCGTCGAGGACCTCGCGTTCGTACGGCTGACCAGCCACGACGTCGTCCGCCACCAGCTCGTGGCGCGGATCGTGGCGGCGTACGACGACTTCGATGCCAAGAAGGAATCGCAGAAGGTGGCCAGGAAGGCCGTCAAGAAGGGCGACCAGGAGTGA
- the ybeY gene encoding rRNA maturation RNase YbeY — protein MTIEILDESGSGLDVKHFSQLARFVMDQMRVHPLAELCIKAVDEDTIAELNEKWMEKEGPTDVLAFPMDELRPGLVNEEPEEGVLGDLVLCPAVAERQGETAGHGTLAELELLTTHGILHLLGYDHAEPEEHKVMFGLQDQLLAQWRAQPAT, from the coding sequence GTGACCATCGAGATCCTCGACGAGTCCGGAAGCGGTCTCGACGTGAAGCACTTCTCCCAGCTGGCGCGGTTCGTGATGGACCAGATGCGCGTCCACCCGCTCGCCGAGCTGTGCATCAAGGCGGTCGACGAGGACACCATCGCCGAGCTCAACGAGAAGTGGATGGAGAAGGAGGGCCCGACCGACGTGCTCGCCTTCCCCATGGACGAGCTGCGGCCCGGCCTGGTCAACGAGGAGCCCGAGGAGGGTGTGCTCGGCGACCTCGTGCTGTGCCCGGCGGTCGCCGAGCGACAGGGCGAGACGGCCGGCCACGGCACCCTCGCCGAGCTCGAGCTGCTCACCACCCACGGCATCCTGCACCTGCTCGGCTACGACCACGCCGAGCCGGAGGAGCACAAGGTGATGTTCGGCCTGCAGGACCAGCTGCTGGCCCAGTGGCGGGCCCAGCCGGCCACATGA
- a CDS encoding hemolysin family protein, whose translation MIADSLWPLGAAAVLVVLAGLFAAADAALAGFSRARAQEMVGEGRAGARRLVVVLEDAPRHLNTALLLQLLCEIAAIVVVTLYVDDRLDSSWWARAGVALGIMLVVSFVVIGVAPRTVGRQHAETVATVCAWPLSALTTVLGPIPRLLILVGNAITPGRGFREGPFQTETELRELVDIAEASELIEADERKMIHSVFELGDTTVREVMVPRGDVVYIECHKNLRQTMSLFLRSGFSRVPVVGENLDDVRGMAYLKDVVRRDFEAPDVELTQKVEEVMRPAIWVPESKPVDDLLREMQLRRLHVAIVVDEYGGTAGLITIEDLLEEIVGEITDEYDEAEVEVEHLGDGIDDPHSKVRVSSRYPVDDLDELFGFTIEEEDVDSVGGLLAKHLGRVPIPGSVVEAHGLRFEAEHAAGRRNKIGTVLISRVPQDEPIAE comes from the coding sequence ATGATAGCCGACAGTCTGTGGCCGCTGGGAGCAGCGGCTGTCCTGGTGGTGCTCGCGGGCCTGTTCGCCGCGGCGGACGCGGCGCTCGCCGGCTTCTCGCGCGCCCGCGCGCAGGAGATGGTGGGAGAGGGCAGGGCCGGCGCGCGGCGCCTCGTCGTCGTGCTCGAGGACGCGCCACGCCACCTCAACACCGCGCTGCTGCTGCAGCTGCTGTGCGAGATCGCGGCCATCGTCGTCGTCACGCTGTACGTCGACGACCGGCTCGACTCCTCCTGGTGGGCCCGTGCCGGCGTGGCCCTCGGGATCATGCTGGTGGTGTCCTTCGTCGTGATCGGCGTCGCGCCCCGCACCGTCGGCAGGCAGCACGCCGAGACGGTCGCGACCGTGTGCGCCTGGCCGCTGTCCGCGCTCACCACCGTGCTGGGCCCGATCCCGCGGCTGCTGATCCTGGTCGGCAACGCGATCACGCCCGGGCGCGGCTTCCGCGAGGGCCCGTTCCAGACCGAGACCGAGCTGCGCGAGCTGGTCGACATCGCGGAAGCCTCCGAGCTGATCGAGGCCGACGAGCGCAAGATGATCCACTCGGTCTTCGAGCTCGGCGACACCACCGTGCGCGAGGTGATGGTCCCGCGCGGCGACGTGGTCTACATCGAGTGCCACAAGAACCTGCGCCAGACCATGTCGCTGTTCCTACGCTCCGGCTTCTCGCGGGTCCCCGTCGTCGGTGAGAACCTCGACGACGTGCGCGGCATGGCGTACCTCAAGGACGTCGTCCGCCGCGACTTCGAGGCCCCGGACGTCGAGCTCACCCAGAAGGTCGAGGAGGTCATGCGACCCGCCATCTGGGTGCCCGAGTCGAAGCCGGTCGACGACCTGCTGCGCGAGATGCAGCTGCGCCGCCTCCACGTGGCGATCGTCGTCGACGAGTACGGCGGCACCGCCGGCCTGATCACCATCGAGGACCTGCTCGAGGAGATCGTCGGCGAGATCACCGACGAGTACGACGAGGCCGAGGTCGAGGTCGAGCACCTCGGTGACGGCATCGACGACCCGCACAGCAAGGTGCGGGTCTCCTCGCGCTACCCGGTCGACGACCTCGACGAGCTCTTCGGCTTCACGATCGAGGAGGAGGACGTCGACTCCGTCGGCGGCCTGCTCGCCAAGCACCTCGGCCGGGTCCCGATCCCGGGCTCGGTGGTCGAGGCGCACGGCCTGCGCTTCGAGGCCGAGCACGCCGCCGGGCGCCGCAACAAGATCGGCACCGTGCTCATCTCGCGCGTTCCGCAGGACGAGCCGATTGCCGAATGA
- a CDS encoding MBL fold metallo-hydrolase, whose translation MRSLSLRLRLGRPEIGRYADSFGLPQASARPDGPTVTFLGVATLLFEDGTTAVLTDGFFSRPSLPRVALGRLAPDEAQIEATLARAGIDRVAVVAPVHTHFDHVMDSAVVARRTGARLAGGTSVAQVGRGGGLPDDRIDVVVPGEPMTVGGFRLTWVEGEHCPPDRYPGTITAPVVPPVRTDAYRCGEAWSILVEHDSGRSALVQGSAGFRPGALAGRHADVAYLGIGQLGVQDEAYIAEYWAETVEAVGARQVVLIHWDDFFRPLDRPLRALPYLGDDLDATMAVLGRLADEQRVGLHFPTVWRREDPWVLLGR comes from the coding sequence GTGCGGTCCCTGAGCCTGCGGCTGCGGCTGGGGCGCCCTGAGATCGGCCGGTACGCCGACAGTTTCGGCCTGCCACAGGCGTCCGCGCGGCCCGACGGCCCCACGGTGACCTTCCTCGGCGTCGCGACCCTGCTGTTCGAGGACGGCACCACCGCCGTGCTCACCGACGGCTTCTTCTCCCGGCCCTCCCTCCCCCGCGTCGCACTCGGACGGCTCGCCCCCGACGAGGCGCAGATCGAGGCGACCCTGGCCCGCGCGGGCATCGACCGGGTGGCCGTGGTCGCACCGGTCCACACCCACTTCGACCACGTGATGGACTCCGCCGTCGTGGCGCGGCGCACCGGCGCCCGCCTCGCCGGCGGTACGTCGGTCGCCCAGGTCGGCCGCGGCGGCGGGCTCCCCGACGACCGGATCGACGTGGTCGTGCCGGGCGAGCCGATGACCGTCGGCGGCTTCCGGCTGACCTGGGTCGAGGGCGAGCACTGCCCGCCGGACCGGTACCCGGGCACGATCACGGCGCCCGTCGTACCGCCGGTGAGGACCGACGCCTACCGGTGCGGCGAGGCCTGGTCGATCCTGGTCGAGCACGACAGCGGTCGCAGCGCCCTGGTCCAGGGCAGCGCCGGGTTCCGGCCCGGGGCGCTCGCCGGCCGGCACGCCGACGTCGCCTATCTCGGGATCGGGCAGCTCGGAGTGCAGGACGAGGCGTACATCGCGGAGTACTGGGCCGAGACGGTCGAGGCGGTCGGCGCCCGGCAGGTCGTGCTCATCCACTGGGACGACTTCTTCCGTCCGTTGGACAGGCCCCTGCGGGCGCTGCCGTACCTCGGCGACGACCTGGACGCGACGATGGCTGTGCTCGGTCGCCTCGCGGACGAGCAGCGGGTCGGGCTGCACTTCCCCACCGTGTGGCGGCGCGAGGACCCGTGGGTGCTGCTCGGCCGCTGA